The Macadamia integrifolia cultivar HAES 741 chromosome 4, SCU_Mint_v3, whole genome shotgun sequence genome contains the following window.
CTGGAGACAAGGGCACAAGGATGAATGTCGTCCCCAAATCACTCCAATCACCACCAGCCATGTTAATGACTCTGGCGAAAAGGCAGTATCGGGAGAAGAATGTGAGTTTTCTAGTGACATTTTGGTGACTGAAGGCTTACACAGCAAAGCAATAGAGACCTCAAATGAGGAACCTGCTTCATTTGAAGTTCTAGGCAGGAAAGATGATTCAATTGAACCCCTTGTTGATACCAAAGTGAAAAGCACTGTTCCTGAATCTTCTAGTGATTCCTTGTTGGATGGCTTCTGTACTTCCACTGGCACaaatgaatcattggttgattCTGTCTGTGAGGTACCTTTTCCGAGCAAATCTGACAGATTGGAGGCACTTCAAACCAATATTATCACAGCAGATAAGCTTGAGAGTGCCACAAACATTAAGGATATGGAGCCAAGTAAATCACTATCTTCAGAGTTTACTAGTTCAGTCAATTCTGTAAATTGTTCTTCTTCTAGTAAATTAAAACAGGAGAAATCCAGTTTTAATGCTGGAGAGGATGACTACAACTCTGCTGTTCATTCAGCTTCAAGCAGAACTGGTTCTTTGAGTTCAAGCACCAATGCATATATGCCTGCTGAATCCACAGCATGTTCTGATTTCTGGGGCCCAGCTTTTGATTTGAATGGTGTTCATGATGATTCTGCTAACTCCCATATCACAGAAGATGGTGATGAGTTTTATCTGATTCTGGTTCTCTCTTACACTCATCAATGAATGTGTCTGGGCATACtgattcttcctttcattcaccaTCTTCGAAGCCTGAGATGGTCATGTCCACTGATGCTTCAACAAGCTTTAAGAATGAAAATCCTGCCACTATAGCTGCTCCCTATCGAAAGATGTTTACGGATAGGTCTGGGGTCAGTAGCTTGCCAGCCTTGAGCTCGGAAAGGTCAAATTCTGTGGCTAATGAAAGCAGAAATGATACACAGCTATTGAAGTCTAAATCCATTaggtcttcatcatcttctgtttCTGAGCATCCATCTTCTCACACGGGGGTCCACTTTTTTCCGACAGTGAAGTCTACAAAAGTTGACAATAGCGTTCAAACGGTGAGAAATGGTTCACCTGAGGTTGCAAGTTCGATGCCTAATGTCGGTAATGGCTTGAAAACTTCTGTGCGGAAAGTTGTTCAGCAATTTAGGTCCTCAAAAATTTCAGTATACAACCCATTGGGGTTCGGCACTGAGATTGCCGGGAAATACAATTGCAAGGTTTTGCTTCAACTTATGCTGTTTGTTTCATAAGGGGGGCATTTGTTTTCTGGAGTTATTGTGATATGTACCACtgatatccttttttttttccagatggTCTTTCCCTATGAATTTTTCCTCAAACTTTACAATTCAGACAAATTGGAATTGCGCCCATTTGGCCTCACAAACTGTGGGAACAGGTGAATTATGGTAGTTCCTATTTAATACGTAAGCATAGCATATTTATCTTAAAGATGTGTAATTCTGATGATGCTACATTGTGGTCAATATGCTGAAATATTTGCTTTAACATATGCTGTTCTAGGTGCATGTTGGCCAAGTTTCAATATTTCTGTTTCATACCACTGAAATGGCGCCGAAAAGACCCGAAAGACCGAAATGGTCGGAATATACCACCGTGATGGCACCGAATATGGCCCATTTcggtgaaaaaataaaacattgacGACCCCTTAATTCGCATGCCATTTCATTTTGACAAGTGTCAAAACTGAGATTTTTTGACTGAAATTTCAATCTATGGTAGTGGCACATGTTTTTGCTTTAGTTCAAAATCATGGTTATTAGAACTGGAAAATCAATTTTGCCAGTGGAAGTCAGCTGGGCAACCagctttttttgttgtttgattcAAAACAGTTGTCCAGTGCTTTCTGGTTTTTTGCATACTTTGTCCCTGAGCTGACCAACTGCAAAGGGACTGATTCTGAGTTTTAGTTTCAGTTATGGGTTTTATAACTACTGATCAGAGTCTGACAGACGAATTATGCACCTGTAATTAGCTTCTAATGCTTAAATTGTATCGCATTTGGGGGGAATATCCTCTGTTTCTCTCTTATTGAGAAATTTTTGTGCTGGTGCTGCTTATGGTTTTTTTGGAAGTTATGTTTGGGAGTGGGCTTGATTGGAAACTTCCCAAATGAAACCTTTGCTGCTTATCGGACTGTTGGAAGTTATGTTTGGGAGTTGGTTTGGTTGGAAAACTTCCCAACTCAAACCCATTTCATAATGAAATCAGCACAACCTACTCAAGCTGAACCTGGAAAGACTTGCATGGTTAGCCTGATTCTTTGTAAACAATGTGATTGGGTTAAATAGAGAAATCCCAATCTGATTCACCTTTAGACCCAGTTGGTAATAGGAGCAAAGTAACTAGAAACATCTACATCACCAATATACTATGCTTGAAGTGCTTAAACTATGCCATATGGAATACCTGTGAAATGTTTTCTATATTATTAAGCTGCAGCCCATTCGGTAAAAAGTGAGGAATAGGGTTTGCCTCTCCTTGGAGGAGAAGagctatttttttccttcatctaAAAATCCGGACAGTGCATGGAACTGGGTTGGAGAGACAATAAGAGAAATTACTGTATTTAGAGTTCCCTGGAAAGCTGTAAAGGCATCTAGCTcgtagaaaataaaagaagcagCCAAATAACTCTCTTGTCTCTTAGTTGACCTGGAAGAGAAATTGTCAAGTCTGATGTGATGAGCTTGATATTTTTCCTGTATGGTGTGTTGCTTCTTGGATTTGGGAGGTTTAAGTTCTGGGTGTTCGTATTCAAGTGAAGCTGATGGTTAGGTGTTTACATTGTCTGGTTTCTGCTTGGATTATTTTTTTGGCAGTTGATCGCTGCTGGGTTGCTTGTTTCATGTTGTTTCCTtggcttctttttctcttactcCTTAGCTCTTTCTTGGGCCTTGTCCCTTTGAGATTGTTgtatgtttttcttatttttagtgATGCTTCTCTGGCTTCATGCATGTATTTCCGAAGGTGGAAACCATATCAGTACTTCAGTAGAAGAACCTAATCCTGATATGTTCCCAGCATGCAGTGTCTGGTGACTTAGTCAGTTTAGGGATAGAAGGGATTTTACATAGTGATGTATCTATGCCTTTTCTACACAAACTTATCTTCATCATATACCAAAATCCATCCTCTAATATTGGAGGCTATTACTGTCAAACGATTTCTGCATAATTCATCAACTGTGTAATCTTTATCTAATCCCAGTCATATGATTCCAGATCCACTAGGTTTGTCTAACTCCTCAGAATGACCATTATAGCATTATATTCATAGATGAAGTTTGCATTAATTCTCTTCTGGAATAAGGTTGCCTTGTAAATcgaaaaaattaagtagtttaaaAAGTATGTGGTTGTGCTGCTACAAAGTCATCAGTAATTAGATTGATCAATTGTAAATTGGATTGGTGGGGATGGCTCTCCAGAAATCGGGAGCCCAACAACAGCTACACTGATGTACTCTAAATTGTGACTGAcaaatattcctttttttttttctgaaaaacagCTGTTATGCTAATGCTGTTCTCCAGTGCCTGGCATTTACTCGGCCTCTTACTGCTTATCTTCTTCAAGGACTCCACTCTAAAGCATGCAAGTATCTGCACTTGATGTCCTTTGTACCTAGTAGTTATGTGATTTCTTGAACTATATTTTAACTATTGAGTACTGATTAGAAATTCTGTCTTCCTTAGTTACTTTTTATCTTATATTCCTTGTTATTTTCAGGTCCGAAGAAAGAGTGGTGTTTCTCCTGTGAGTTTGAGGATCTAATTCTGAAGGCAAAGGGGGGGAAATCACCACTTTCTCCCATTGGCATACTCTCGCAAATACAAAGCATTGGCAGTCATCTTGGTCATGGTAGAGAAGAAGATGCCCATGAATTTTTAAGGTGGGTTGTCTTTTGATATCTCCACTGCTGACCATATCAAATTATGGCTTGCCCATTTTGTTATGCTTTTGTATCTTCTCCAATACATCTATGCTGAATCTCTGATTCAGTTAATGGTTATTGATTCAGGTATGCTATTGATACAATGCAATCGGTTTGCCTCAAGGAAGCTGGGGTAAATGCAGTAGACCAAATGGCAGAAGAGACAACCCTTGTAGGCCTGATATTTGGGGGTTACCTTCGATCTAAGGTATTTTTTGATCCTTGGGAGTTCATTTTAACAGGGGATAGAAGATATTAAGACAATATTCACATTCTAACACTGCTTCAATTTCTCTTTTAATACTTATCAATCAGTTTGGATTTGTTTGGTAGATTCTATCATTTAGATGTAGTAATTGGAGAAATTTGACGACTGGGACTTGCAGATAAAGTGTCTGAAATGCCAAGGCAAATCTGAGCGGCATGAACGGATGATGGATCTTACTGTTGAGATACAGGGAGACATTGGAACTCTCGAAGAGGCTCTTGCACAGTTTACAGCGACTGAAACATTGGATGGAGATAACAAGTATCACTGTGGCAGGTGAAATTCACTATTTTGTCTAAGCgcattttcattctttttaagTTAACCAGTTATGTCCTTTCTCTTGCGTCATgatggaaaaaagaaagcttCTGGATAATCTTCACAATGCTAATTCATGCCAATTGGTTATGTGGCTGTcttgcgtttttttttttttNNNNNNNNNNNNNNNNNNNNAGGgggtggagggggggggggtggcacTTTCATCCCATCCAATTGTTAGGACCTGGCTCATATACTGTTTGGGCTGGTCTTTAGAATGAGATGCCACTGTAATTATAGTCAGACAGGCTTACTCTTGGACCTGCTTTTATCTTTATATTCCCTGCATGCCTATTTACCACTCAAAGACTAGATTACCCAGACCCATTGCCCCTCCCCATGGAATTCTGCGTTCATACATGCTTACAGATTTGGAAGTGGGTGTGCCACTGACTTGGGAGGATTCATCGTCACCTGAGGGGGCAGAAGTGTCCATTTTGGTGCCGGGCAAAAAACTAGGCTGGGAGGAGTATTGCAACCCTGGGTTCCAAAACTCTGCTTTTGGGTCttttcctcccttcttcctGCTTTCCAACCATCGTTACTTGTCTAACATAAATTGGGTTCAGGCATAAAGAGAGTTCCTCCCTACTTTTCCTTTTCTGTATCTGGCTTTGGGTGAGAGTTTCCCTACCTAAGGTGACTCTAGCAGTCTAGCTTTAGAGCCTTGGCTGCTGAAACCATCCCTGTTGATGGATGGATCCATTACCTGAAACCAGAATCAAGTTACAGCCTTCTGCCTAGAGCAATTTCAGAACTTGATTGTTCAATTGACGCTTGCTGGTCACCACCGATACTGATGCCAATACCGTACATATCGACCCAAATCCAAATCAGAAGTTCAATACACCGTATCGGTCAGGTGTCGGGTATTGGTCACAGACGATACTGATGAATCAGCCGGATATGGCAGATCCATACCGATTCCTAAATTCATGTCTGGGTGGGCACATAGTGATCCAAAGCAGGGTTTTGAAACCAGGATTGCATCAAAGAGCGTTGAATCAAACCATAAAGAACATACATTGGactttttattatatttttagggGATTGAGTTCCCTGGCTGGCTGCATAGCGTATGCTAGTGCCTCCCtatgtctctctcctcccacaataggggtagatatgtcatttcataggagggaggagagagctAGACACAGGGAAGTCCTACTGTACGCTATGCAGCCTGGCGgtgttctttcttctatttttttattttagatctATAGTAAATAGAGTGTGCCAAATGTTGCAATAAAGGTTACAGAAGTTTTATCATTATGCCATTCGTTCAATCTTGTCATTTGTTTTTTCTGTGCTTTTGCTTTCCCATGCATGTTCCAGTGTGGCCTT
Protein-coding sequences here:
- the LOC122076100 gene encoding ubiquitin carboxyl-terminal hydrolase 17-like; its protein translation is MNVSGHTDSSFHSPSSKPEMVMSTDASTSFKNENPATIAAPYRKMFTDRSGVSSLPALSSERSNSVANESRNDTQLLKSKSIRSSSSSVSEHPSSHTGVHFFPTVKSTKVDNSVQTVRNGSPEVASSMPNVGNGLKTSVRKVVQQFRSSKISVYNPLGFGTEIAGKYNCKMVFPYEFFLKLYNSDKLELRPFGLTNCGNSCYANAVLQCLAFTRPLTAYLLQGLHSKACPKKEWCFSCEFEDLILKAKGGKSPLSPIGILSQIQSIGSHLGHGREEDAHEFLRYAIDTMQSVCLKEAGVNAVDQMAEETTLVGLIFGGYLRSKIKCLKCQGKSERHERMMDLTVEIQGDIGTLEEALAQFTATETLDGDNKYHCGRCKSYEKAKKKLTVLEAPNILTIVLKRFQSGKFGKLNKSVQFPEILNLAPYMSGTSDKSPIYRLYAVVVHLDIMNAAFSGHYVCYVRNSQGKWFKIDDSTVKPVELERVLSKGAYMLLYARFSPRAPSLIRKSMISSDSKMKGSRCSEAVNNNGKNTTSKSRTNMVPSTGPAMTHRAPEGYSPRMTKDGAASFDSLSDNSSLFSCSDEGSCSTESTRDSTSTDDFSDYIFGDAGRSWNIPLGVSSDSDGSSSSLCSLSSPVNLMRHETGSPERSGYLAHIPGSVPEADGILMRQPRESSRKQDSQGKGCPSLSHSDTIKQCRKSTNRCSSSSRCSSCRETDSKKLGWVNDVRSGVSLRRSTRERPTQTFY